Within the Miscanthus floridulus cultivar M001 chromosome 2, ASM1932011v1, whole genome shotgun sequence genome, the region TTCTGTGGAACACAAAGTTTTTTGATGGGCAATTACTTGTGTAGTGGCCACGGGCAAAGTTGTTAGCAGCATCCTCCTTGCCGCTGATGAGCTGCTCAGGGTGGAAGAGCTGGCGGTAAGTGCCAGTGCGCACCTCGTCGATCACAGTGGGCTCAAGATCAACGAAGATTGCACGGGGCACGTGCTTCCCTGCACCAGTCTGGCTGAAGAAGGTGCTGAAGGCGTCATCCTGGTGTCCCGCAGTCTTGTCTCCAGGCACTTGGCCATCAGGCTGCATAGAACAGAAAGGTGTTAAATGCAATTCAGATCATATCGTGAAAGGATCAAAGGAGCCTGGTTGCAAGGGTTCAGCATACCatcaatttaattagtatttgatTCAAAAGGGATGATGGCAACTCAAATTCATAGGAAAGGGAAATTTCAGTTCAGTCATAGTTGCACAGCACAAACTAAAGCGGCATTCCCATATTCTCATTTGGGATCAGATCGAAGAAATGGAAATGACATGGATAAATTTACAGTATCAGCTTGATTCACGAAATAATACTAGTAGAATTCAAACAGCCCCTAGATGGCAACAGCAGAAACAGAGATATCGCAGTTCATAGGAAAGAGAAATTTCATTACAGTCAAATTACAGTTGCACAGGACAAACTAAAATTTCATTCCCCTAGACCAATTTGGAATCAGATCGAGGAAATGAAAACAACATGACTATAATTTACAGAATCAGAGCTTAATTCACGAAATAATACAAGGAGAATTCAATCAACTCCTAGTCGACAATAACAGATACAGAGACAGATACAGAGATAGCGCCGTTCAAGGAGACATTTTATTACAGTTGCACAGCACAAACTAAAGCATGATTCTCCTATACTAATTTGGAATCAGATCAAAGAAATGAAACAACATGAGTAAAATTTACAGAATCAGAGCTTGATTCACGAAACAATAAGGAGAATTCAATCAACTCCTATTCGACAATAACAGATACAGAGATAGCGCAGTTCATCCACGCACAGAACAGATCCAAACCGACCACGAAAGGCCGATGACTAATTGCGACATCGCAACCCGTCTGAGAATAGGCGTGACCAGCAACAGACGGGTGCATACGAGATGTAAAATTCGATCGGAACGGCATGTTATCTCCGCCGCAAAGTATTAATCGCAAACGAAATCCACAATACGCCCAAACACAGGATGATTCGCAGTTCAAATCGCGCAGGAAATTTCGAAccctactctactagtactaccaaCAGATCTGACAAAAAAACCCTAACCACTTCACCCCGATTCGAGTATAGCGCCCTGCGACTACAAATCGCAGAACTCCTCGACAACAAATCAGAAATCAATCGAAGACGATGATGGGGATGCCTAGCGAGGAAGAGAATACGAGGCGATCGCACCTGGATGCCGTGCTCGAGGCAGTAAAGTTCCCAGCACGCGTTGCCGACTTGGATGCCGGCCTGCCCGATGTGGACGGAGATGCActccctcatcttcctcctctcctctcaAACAACCGCGCGTCGATCGGGGGAGGGCGGAAAGGGGAATGGTCGAGGATCGATCAGGGAAGGACGGAAAGGGCGGTCGAGGATCGATCGATCGAGAGTGGAAGCGCCGGCGTTTGTGAAGACGCCGAGGGGAAGCGATAAGTGCCGCCCAGCCCCGCGACGGCTTTTATAGGCAGCGTGGGAGAGGCGGCCGCGGCCGGCCCGTGATGGTGTGGCGCGGCGCGGTAGACCTAGCCTCCGTCTGGTTCGGGGCTGACGGCGTGATGGTGGCCCATGGCACAGCCTCTGGGTGGTGGGCGGGGCGGAGACAACGAGGGGTTAACGACCGTTTGGCTTCGAACGGCTCTGAGGCTTGCGTGATCAGCGGCCGGCAACGGTGTGAATGAGCTGTGGAGGGCGGGTCCCGCGGAGCCGGCGCGCTCGGGGTCTCGGCGATTTTTACCGGCGGCCGTGGATATTGTGACACGGACACGTGGGACCAAATGATGGAAAGAAATATTTGGGCCCCATGGAGCATTGATATGGGAGGACGTCAGGGGAATGGAGGGGAGCGGCGGGTTCTGTTGGCCGGCcgtttcaaattttgaaatttgaaacttTGTATCGCACCGTCGCGGGAAAGTACATGGTTACCCTTCGGCTCTTGGGCCTATGGAATGGCCGGCCAGTTGCAACCGTAACGGCCATGTATATGTGCATGGATCAAAGGCCTTCTGGAGCGTGGGAGTTAAGCCAAAGAAAATCAGGTCCCatgataaaaaaaaaacaaaatagaatCTCACTTCAAGGcctggtttagatccaaaatttttggcaaaatgggcactgtagcattttcgttgttatttggtaaatagtgtccaatcatagtctaattaggcttaaaagattcgtctcgtggatttcgtctaaactgtgtaattagttttattttttatttatatttaatacttcatgcatgcgtccaaagattcgatgtgacggggaatcttgaaaaatttggcgttttggggtggaactaaacaggccccaaGTGCTGCGATGCGAAGGCATCACTGGCTGCCCACATgataaataaaaaacaaagtgaAGTAACTAATTCCTCTTGTCTTTCTCACACACAGCTCCATTCTTTTTGTTCGATTTCTGATTGTCCATGCAAGATAGCTCAGAAGTTAGGTCTACAATTGATGATGGTTGTTTCGACCGGTGAGAAATCAAATGCCTTTTGCAACCACATTGCTCTTTATCCTATTTTCTTATTTGATTAAACATTCAGAGAGTGATGCGACAAAGTGAAGGTGATGTCGATGATTAGGGTTGTACCTACGATTTTCGGGCTCCTGAACGAAATACGTGATGGAGCCCTAAAATCCAAGAAAACAACATAACCAAAACATACTTTCACTTGATTTTAAAACTTCAAAATATGTGGTTCTTACGCTACTTAGAACATATCAAATCTTGACGCTAAAACAATAAAAATAGTATATATTCAAGCAACAAACTGACCTTACGTTCTAATGAAAAGCATCATTCTTTTATTATTCTTTGAAATGAAACATTCAATTATATCTTCCTACTTGATCATCTCCAAGATACCATTTTTCAAGTGCGATCTATTAAGTCTTTtttgtatcgttgtagatcgcaAGTAGGATTTTAATAATTTGAGTTTAGAAAAAATACTTTCCGCAGATGCAACATTAACAGGAGTTGTAAACAAAATTCTATATGCAACAACAACATCCGGGAAAGAGTTAGCTAAAATAGTAACAAGAATTTTTTTCTATCTAAAGGATTAGCTATTGTTAATTACGTAGTACTTAGTGTAAATTTGGACGCCCCTGAACTTAGCGTAATTAGTGCTTGCAAAAGAGAGAAAATCAGAAAATACTAGAGAGCGTGCAATACGCAAGTGGATACTACTAACTAGAAAAAATCTAGCACCATGCTATATATATTCTGTGTCAAGAACTCAAGATTCAAGAATTCGGCTTGCCTTCATGCGCTGGAGAGATAGAGAAGGATTCCTTTTACCTGGAAGGAGCGAAGGACTAGCCTTGCACGATAAACTACACGCTGGAGCGTTTTCTTTCAAATGGCGCCTAGATGTGAGGTGTGTAGTTCTAGGCCTGGTGTTCATCTTCTTAAAGTTTACTACTtatcatatcgaatgtttgacacatgtatacagtattaaatatagacttaaaaaaataactaattgtacatatTACGACTAATtttcgagacgaattttttaagcctaattagtccatgagatgaatttttaagcctaattagtccataatttgacaatgtggtgctacagtaacatgtgctaataatggattaattaggcttaataaattcgtctcgcggattactgaggacttccgtaatttattttattattactatccgaatacTTCCATGTGACACCCTAATATGACATCCGATGTGATATTTCAAAACTTTACTCCCTGGATTTAAACACCGCCTTAGAAAACTTAGGATGACTATGGCCGGATGATTTGATAGTTTGAACTGCTAGATTGTTTGAATCAACTAcatctttttatatttttatattaaaTCTAACCATCAAAATGACAAAACAGGGTATTATAATTCAACCCTTCACCAACGAGCAACGGTTGTTGACCGATATGTTTAGAATTCCACAAGTATTTGATGTAAAGGAGTCACAAATGATAAGAGTGGATttatcattttttttaatttgaactGATGATACATACGAGGTTTAATTGGACATCTGCATTAGCCTATATTCAGACTTGTCAAGTGCAATTTtcttcagcatgttcgcttgctcgtatacgatcgtggattataagctggaacactatttttctctcacaccaaatcaaccagcagtaaataatctacgatcgtttacgacgaaacgaatagGCTCTCATGTTTGGTTGCATGTAGTCTCTTATGGTCAAAGCAGGTCTACTAGAGTCtaactagtatagtgcccgtgctaacgccacggcttCATTTCAGGGATGTATATGAAGATAACCAAACTACGGTGGTACTTCGTCACATAAATAGAGTATATCAATACAATTAAGAGAGATTCCAATTCATTGCATCATTTTCAGTATATTATAGAAATTTGTCCTATACATACGCCATTCAGATAATGTGTATTATACAGCtaaatttaacaaaaaaaaacaacagaAACATTTAGCCAGCTATAAAACATAaattctcaattctagctaccgCTATCGATCTGCCAATGTTGTCTTCTTGCTTCAGGTGATGTCCAGGCATCAAAAACATTCGACTGACCTTTTGGACCTGCAATGGCTATATACTCTATCAGTACTACAGATTAGTGAAAACAAAATAAAGTTGAATTAAGAACGACAAGCTTAGAAGCTTAGACAAATGAACACTCAAATCGCCATCATAAGCACAAGCTCGATGTGGTAGTGCACACACCCACTCCCAAAGGCAGCTATATCTCCAGTCGTGAACCAACTCTTGCTCGCACATTTTTTCCGTCACACGGGGGAATACTTGTTCACCGTGAGAAACAACCTACACAGACAAAAATTGAGAGCCTATGACTTCTGTTCCATAGATTAACTGAAATCAAGAAACCACACTTTTTGAGAACTTGAAAGCCAAATTATAAGCAACACAACTTGAGAGAGAACTCATACCTAAAGAAACTGCTGTAGATCGAGATGCATCTCCTGCCATCCAGCAAAAGTTTCCTCAGAAAGTGACCACCTGCATCAAGCACAATCTGCTCATAAATAAAGAAAGCCAAGTCATCTGAAATGGTCTACTTTGGAAACTCTACTGACATTAGGATCATGATTCATGACATTGCAGGAATACAGGTAACAGAGTCATCCTCAAAGTTACATTCAGCACCTGCACTCAACAAATTAAAACTGTCTGGATTTGTCGTTTTAATGCAAATCAACAATCGCACCTATTTGACAAAGACATCTATCTCACAAAAGCATACCAACCCCACCCTCCTAACAAACCTTGCAAGTCTTTTTTATGATAAAACTTCGTATGCAATCAAAACTCAAATTATCTAACACCACTGATTAGGACCACAGGAATCCTAGTTAGAATGCACTGATCTAATTCTAGCACATTGATCTGAGTTCATGCAGCAAGAGGTCAGCATTTTCGCCGTCACCAACCAATCAAAGAAGAGTAGGTTAGCAGCAAGCGAATACTTTTATCCAGGATTTCCATATGATGAATGAATGGGAGCTTTACGCAGCAAGAAAGCGATCTCCGACCGGTGCATTATATACTGGTAGAGACTCATTCGTGGAGGTATTCGAGACCTTGTACGGCACAATCTCCAAGAAAGGGTAGGATGAGCTTTAGTAGAACGGGTGGGTCATCCAAGCTTTTGTTGGGCATGTACTTGTAGAGAACAACAGCATGTGCTTGCCTGCTTCTGAATCCAAGAACACCCATGAATTAGACTTCAGCCAGCCACTGGATacgattctttttaagaaaaagaaACTCCAATAAGCATGCTTATTAATGGACACAACAACATAAACTTGGAAAAAAAATAATGACATGCATGGTGTAAATTAGTCAGTACGTGCACCCTCTTTATGGATTTCAGGATTTGTGAAACTGACTGGATTTGGAAGAACAGTTACTATCCCCTCTTCAGCCGAACAGAACTAAGCTAGCAGTACAGTCCCATTAACTAATGCCACACTACAAATCAACAGAGGAAATTCCAATCAATTAAGAACGGAATGATATGTGTGTAGCACAAAGTAAAGATTAGTTTCAATATTTATTTAGCTATCAAAATTGTCATCTGCACATATGTTCAGGTTTCATACAATTTTTTGTATTGCATAAAAAATTGAACTGATTAGCTGAAAAAACCAAGATGATTGGCCTAAACAAAACGCAATCTGCTGCAACTAAACAAAGAAGATACAGGCTAGCCGATTAGCTACTTACCTGTTCACTTTATGCAATACTGGTGCTGACGGACTTGGCTGAGCTGAGATCCTGAACTCAGCTTTCTCTGTTGCTACGATGTTTACCAGAAAATTGGAGCAAAACATTTCTGTTAAAAAGTTCTAGTTAGCCGTCTTCATATTAAAAACCATAGAGCTCCACACATAATCCAATAATTAGAATAACGTCAAATTCTATATTCATTCACGTAAATAAAAGTCAAAATGCAAATCATGATATGTCCGTGTCAATTGATATATAAACCAGAGAGCACAATTGATATTTATTGCTTGGAAATGGTACTGCAGATGTTTAAACCAGCATATTACACAATTTTAATTGGGATTTTCTTCTATCATGGAGTAGTCCTTCTAGTGCTTTGTAAATTTTTTTCTTAAGTTGGTCAGCAAGCTCTTTGTTGGCTCAGTGTGATATGAAAGTTTTAAAAAATTGCCAGCATATCCTAGAACTTTGACAGGCAATATATAATTTTAATCGCAGTGTTTCTATGTAGCTTACCACATTGTTGGTCACCACAATAATCTTGAACTGAAACCTCTTGGTTTAGATCTCCAGGACGATGACTGCAAAGCTGGAAATTTCATTCAGTGATCCATGCTTAATGGCAGAGTTCAATGCAACGTTCCCATGCACTCCTTTTTTTTAGGAAATTTCCATTCAGTGATCCCTCCCCTCTCATGAGCTAGCCGCATACCATGCCTATGGCCATGAGCAAGGTCGTTCCCGATTTCCCGTAACAAGCAGCAGTGAGCACCCCTTGGCTTCAGACAAGGAAAGAGCTTAATAGGGCTAGAGCATTGCAAAACCAGATCATTGTTATGTGCCACTCCTAGCTGAATACAAAAAAGAAGGAAAAGGACTTCCCTGACAATTGCTCTAGCACCCTGAGAATTCATTTTCCTAGTTCGGGTCTGGACCTGAAAATAAAGAAGTTTAATTACATGTTAAAGTAGCATAAGCAAGTCACTACAAATAATGGATAACACTATTCAGCTCTGGTAAAgtggtaataataaaataaaatgaaaatactGGATGGGCATGCCAGAGTTTATACCTTTCCAGGTCCTTGACCTTACTTTGATAAACTCTCAACTTCAGTGTCATACTTCATGACCTGAAGCATTCTAGTTTTTCCTCCAAAAATAAACCATGTGCAAACTCATGAAGAATAATCCCAAGCTAGTATAATTTAGAGATATGGAGACAAAAAAATTCGAATGAAATATGAAAGAATATTAATGAACCAAATAAAACAATAGGTTAATCTGAATTGAAGAAATACATACCAATTGTAAATGGCCCTGACCAGTATCAATGAATTTGACAAAATTTAACATTTCAGAGTTGCATTGGTTTGTGGTTCTTATTTGCAGTGGAGTAAAGTATCAATCTATAAATAGTTCTAAGCAGAGCAAAAAAAACACAAATAAATCATGAGACACAGGGTGCTCACGTATCAAGAAGTATGATAAAAATTCAGACATTTTACTTGGGGTCAGAACCACTGCTAACACAGAGCTGTCAATAGAATGTATGCAAGATCCCAAGCTGATTTAATATGCAAAACACACTGCCTATCTCCCAAATCTAATGAATTTCGCCCCCCATCCTGAGAATTCAACTGAATGAGCACGTGCATGGATAGAAATGAGCAAACAGTCCCTGCACTGCTTCCAGGAATTTTAGTGGGGGAAGGGAGAAAGGAAGGACCTTGCGCTGCTTCCGGGAGAGGAACTACGTTGCGGAGATGGGCTGCGCCCTTGCC harbors:
- the LOC136537943 gene encoding uncharacterized protein, with the protein product MFCSNFLVNIVATEKAEFRISAQPSPSAPVLHKVNRSRQAHAVVLYKYMPNKSLDDPPVLLKLILPFLGDCAVQGGHFLRKLLLDGRRCISIYSSFFRLFLTVNKYSPV